The genomic window ttttttttcaatgatcaacttagaatataaaaaaaaaatgaaagaaaagaaaaaaaataaaaaaaaaataaagttaataaattagtATAATAAGGCCCACATATGATTTTTacatcaaatttaaattatatgaaaaatgtataaacttttaactaattttaattactactattatttttttataataaattagatataaaaaattattttttaatacttttttcttATAGCAATGATCATTAATGAAcggattttggcatttttgttGATTAACATTTTTGTAGGTTTTCAAATTCCATATCATTGATGTGAAgctaaaaatggaaattttttttaaaataatttttttcttaaaatgatCATTATTGGAATTTCTTATATTGGTATTTGACcattaaatttttgtaattttcgaaaattttgatttttattaccaaattttgaaattatttgagcCCACACATTGTGGATAAAATGTGAGCTATATATATTTGTAACCAAATGCCCCTAAACCTAAAAAGGTGAATATGGTCTAGCAGACCTATAATTACTCCACCACGTGGCACTATTTTATTGGGTGATATGATATGCTGATGTGCAACAGGTCGTAAGAAGCCATAGATTAGACCGTGGAGATGGACCATCCCAGTCACGTGACCTTACCGTGGGGTCCGCCACAGCGAAACACAACATAAAATGCAGGTAGATCTGCAATTCAATCTTATCCGATGACGTGTAAATATTAGATTAAAAAGTGGGGCCCGTATCCCTAGCCGATGACTAGGTCACCGCGCCTCCCATTTTTTCGGCTCCCACAAATTCGGGCTCCATTTCTGAATTTCCCGGCTGTCTTTCACGGCTTTACTAAAATTTGGCTGGctacagttttttattttactttttaggGTCTggcttttgtgtttttttcaCCATATGACCCCCTTATTTAACTCCAGGTGCTCCTCCTTAATAACCTAGGTTACTTTGGGtacaactttttttaaaattttaatttttataattagaattttttaaatcatgttaaataatttatttttacttttatttgtaaatttttataataaaaatatcaaaattattttattccaaaattttttaacaataattgaGTCTtaatatacatttaaaaattgtCTAAAATCCTTGTAAAATCaccaaaaaagtttttaaaaaattttaaaataagaccataactataaaatatttttaatattttttttaaaaacataattaaacatacttacatttgttttttcaaaaataataaaaacaaaagtggatttaaaaaacactttaaatgtTTCCATAATACCTTAACATGGGTTTTAGTTACACAATTGATACCAATTTATATTTCTTCCAATTCTAACAATGACCCTCAACAAAATTTGATGGCTCTTTAATAATATACATCAATTTTTACtcattttcctaaaaaatttaaagtagtTGGTGCAATTATCTCTTATAGGTGCCACAACTCTATTGGTGGTCTAATCAAGGATTGAAATGTTGATTTTTTCGTcgaaatattggtaaaatatcGGATGTGGTGCCCGAAACGCTATGGGCATCGATTATTGATCAATAGGAATATCGGTAAAATTTCGACAAAATCATCGAAATATTGACGATATATGTTCAGAAGCGATATATAAACGAAAAAAATTGTGGGTCGACGCGGTAGCAAGCGATGGGAGAATcggtgatttttcaaaaaacaaatcgcctattatttgaaaatttaaatatatatatttaattattcatttttaatttgtcttttattttaaatttatattatcattttattttatatcatccttttatttttaactacttttcatatttatcttattaatcttattttaaaatattaaaatataattttactaaaaaattgctacaatataaaaaaattaatgaagtactaatattttataaattaaaattaatttgataagataaatcattaataattttaattatttaaataaattaatattaatagaaaaagttgtcactacatatttataataaaattttagaaattaaatctcaaatattttatataaatcaatttatttatttttatttaaaaggtaataagacatgttttaataaaagtattttttaatttttaaaataaatgaatataaatatattaaaggaatttaagctaatttttttataaatattatctttaatagtatttatgttaattaaacttataaaataactttaatatatgtatttttacttattttatcattttttttaaaataaatatttttataaattttgaaatatttatcctttatgatatttttgttaaaatattcatttatatttcttctatatttttaatatatccataaaatccaaaTACAATATATTCATGTAAAACATTTAGtagggaaacaaaaaaaaaaaatttgtggtGGGATGCATATCTAAGTTTATGGTAGTGGGTGGGTGTATACGATTTTCAACAATTGAATCATGAAAAGGAGGCAATAAAGTCTTGCCCTTTTCATGTACTTATACCTAACACGCAACTTTGAGGAATCATTGGGTTTCcttccaaaaatcaaatttaatatgaTCTATATTTGTTCATATCATTTCATGGGTTatcatattgaaaattataaatttattccctatatgtatatatagatGTTGATGTTTTATTGAAAGAGCTtatcatttcaaaaaaaaaagtaatattattTGGTATGTTATCTAGAAAAATTGAGTGAGATTTTTGGCAATAATTCCATTTAAGAAGTGTTTTAGCTTAAAAACATTAAGATTTAAAAGCACTTtaggaaaaattaatatttgttaaaaaaaaaaaaaaaattggaattagttagaatttatttaagaatttcTTTAACTTACACCCTTTTAAATTTCATAGAATAACATTGataataatgtaaatttaataaaatgacaaaatattagGTTGGGGTTGAAAAacgttttcgaaaataattctcaaaaaataatttttgaaaagaattcaattgtttttaataacaaatttttgtttaacaactcaaatataaaaaacatttttttgaatttattgttCACATAAAGTTATCACACATTTATATATAGTGtcaaagtttcaaaaattatccgtattttcaattattattcaaaaaatcatacaaaaataactaaaaaaatctaaattttatttttatcaaaaatttgttaaatgGCTTTTCCACTTTAGAATTCAAgaatacttttcaaaaatacctgttttaaaatcaaacattcatggatctagatgttataaaccaaaaaggaaaaattatccCTAGAATTTCTAAGAAACCCCTTagcttataaatttattattttaaatccatccatattatttctaaaaactacaatatttaacaaatatgcTAATTGTAAAGGATCCcttaaaatagaataattgtTAAAATGAGGACATGAATAGTAATGATGAAAAATTAGAGGGTCTCATTACTAATAAATCTAGTGGCTCGTAACAAAGCCATATTAGCCATCAAAGCTTCGTCTCCTTCATTCTCTCTCTGGATATTTTCTCTATAAGAATCCTATCAGCTCTCGTTGCCCGAAAACCTTCTCCATCCGTTTTCCCGATATCTCCTCTGTTTGTTTTTCCCAATACTCCTTTCTGCCACTGCCAGGATATGGGTTTTCTTGACAAGCTCTGGGACGAGACTGTCGCCGGACCACCGCCGGAGACTGGCCTCGGGAAGCTCCGGAAGTACAAGTCCCTGTCAGCGGCGCGGTCACCGCCGATCATCAACCCAGATGAAGTCCAGGTTACTCGGAGCATCACCATTCTCAAAACCAACTCCAGTTTCCGAAACTTTTCCCCCGACTCCGTATCGGTCCCCAACTCGCCGGCCGGGTCCAGCGCTCCCGAGTCGCCCTTTACGCGTACGTTTTGCTCGGTTTCTTGCGATGTTGAATGAAATTCTTGGTGGGTTtgattctttgtttgtttgtaaaTTATGGAGTTCTGATGTTGTTTTTTCTGTCTGTGGTTGGTGGGTGTGAAGCCGGGACGCCAACTGGGGATTACAAGACAGATGCGAGGAGGAAAGCAGCATTGGAAGCCTTCGAACGCGCAGAACCTAGAAGTCCGACTGTTTACGATTGgttctctctcatttttattttttttccactcttTCAGACCCACAattgaaattctaaaattttctgATCCAGACAAGAAACCCCACGAATctagaaagagaagaaaagaaaagaaactagAATCTGGGATATGGGTTCTgaaacaatgattttttttatgagttgACCTTTGGTTGACCAGTTTTTCGTGTGTTGCAGGATAGTGATAAGTGCTTTGGATCGTTGAGAGAGAGACGAAGTTTGGAGATTTTGGGTGTGAAGAATCGGCAAAGATACATTCACGTACTAGAGAAAACCTGTGTGGGGATCTCATGATGTGTCTGCTGTATCTGCATGCAGGGAGATCATATAAACTATGACTTGTATCTAGTTACTACAAATAAGGAGATGGGTTGGAGCAGAAGGAACCAAGGATTCTTGGAGTTTTGATGAAGAGGAAAGGGGCCAGAGTAGGAGATGATCTGACTTGTATACCTCCCATGTGATTTGGAGAGCTGGGTGTTTTGCTGTTATAGTTCTTTTTGTTCATACACATATATGATGGGCCTTCTTTGCTTCTGTTTCATTTTTGGCTCCAAGTCCTCTGTACATGTATGGGTGGTCTTCTGCTGTTTCTCTTTGTTGGTTGTTGGTTTTTTTGTGTATTGGGATTTGTTCATTTTGAACATCCTCCTCTTTCAATGAAAATTCTATTGTGTGTGCTTCAATATTCTTGGAGGAGTCTGGTCAAGTTTATCAGAGTTTTTATTCATGGAATTTTCTTGGTAAAGAGTGAAAACCTCTGCATAATATTGAAAACCCCATGTCAAAACTCAAGCTTGGTGTTGATTGTAGATTATGTTAATAATCCTACTGTCAGTTAGTGATTTTCAGGAAATGTTTCTAAACATTTTAGCACTTGAAGCGCCTCTAATCTTTGTagcttgaaaatttttgaaagaattttaaaagaaGAATTGTTTCCAAGTGCTAAAAAGTCTAATAACAGGTCCTAGTATCCTGAAGTCACTGTCAAACAAACTCTACGATGATGATTTTGATCGATTTTTGTCAAGATTATGATGAGAGCAGCTCTTGGGCTTAGGGCACTTATACATATTGATACAAAATGAATTTGTTTCAGGCAAATTGAATCTGGGTTACTTTGTTTAAGGGAGATGATGAATGAAACCATCAGCATAGATTATTTTTTGGTCTCCATTACAGAGGAAAATTGAAAAGCAGCTTGACAACCTCTATAAAGTTTGGCAAAAGAGAAAATCTCTGGCAGGATTTAGAATACAAAAATGAAAGTTAGCCTAAGCATCAGccttcattttctcaatcaaaTTGGCAGCATCTTGAACAGTATGGATGTTCTGTGCTCCTTCTTCTCCAATTGCCACTCCAAACTTCTCCTCCAAAGCCATCATAATCTCAACCTGTTTTTCATACTCACAAGTCAGTATCATATACACTCCATGCAAACAAATAAAGCCCGAAACTTGGTAGTGAAAAGTAAGCAAATTTTCCTGGAAATATTCCGTAAGAAATGCATTAAGGAACCAAGATTGCATACAATGTCGAGAGAATCAGCACCCAGATCAGCAAACTTTGATTCGGGAGTGAGACGGCTTTCTTCAATGGAAAGCTGCTTGGCAATGGTGCTTTGAACTGCCTGCAGGGTCTCTGGTTGCGCCTGCAAATCGGATAAATCAATGAGCCCCACAAATAGCTAGACTCATAGTAAAAGAtaattgattctaataattaAGATGTTACTTCGCATGAGATTGTAGTCTTGAAGCAACCAGGAGCTTGTACTGATCTCTTCACTCCACCATTTGTGATCCTGATCTTAGAGACAAGCCTAAGCCCAACTGAATTCCCAAATGGGGTAGCCCTTACAATGGCAGATAAGCTGCGGGGCAAGCGAGCAGAGCCCCGGGCACTGCAGGGAGTGGAAGGGAGTGTGGCCAAAGAAGAGGAAATTGATGAAAGGGAAGCCATGGTGGAAGAGAAAAGGGAGGAGAATGTGAGTAATATGTGAAGAAAATGCAGAGAATGGAAGGCCTATTTGCAGGGTTTGTGGAAATATAGAGGCTTTATACATAGATGGCTTGAATTGAGGGCGGCGACCACAAGGTGGTCTGTCCTTCTGTCTATGAAGTGTGGGGCGGTTTCTACCATGTATCATGTCTCTTGTGCTTGGGAAAGCCCAAACCTCTTAAATAGTGTCGTTGATATTGAAACGGTAACAGCTTGTATGCATGCAGGCTTAccattaattattaatttcacCAATGGGTTTGTTGGATCTTACTTGTCTTTTTTATAGTATttgcatggttcaaagtcaGAGCATCGGTCTCCTaccatatttaaaaatgaaaaacaatcaacttagaaaattagtttaaaatatttctctttgtttaaatattcaaaactctgggatttcaaaaataattttatttgggTTAAATATATTTCacctttttaagtttttttttttttttttacgtgtTTTACACTTGGTCTCTCAGACTAAAAATTCAACACTTTGTCTCTCAAATTTGTTATCGAGCAATATTTTACTTcctaaacttatttaaaaaaatcaataaacatattaattgataaaataagattgaaatatgaataaaaataaaaaaaataaaaaaaaaacatctctTATTCAAGTTCAACGCTACACACTTCACATCCAAAAATCACAAATAAACATGCACATAGTAAATATCATATttcaaaaccattaaaaaaatttcatttcaagactattaatttaaagttaattttatccaaatgttcaaatcaaagtgtaaaaaggattatttttttttataattttatgaaagttTTGTAATTGGGGTTTAACcgatattttttaataaattagagAGTAAAGTATTGAgttttaaatgtaaaaaaataaaatgttaaacaTGAGGGGTAAAATATatctaattcatttttaaaaaaatatttacattaaaTAACATGAGGATCATATCATTACGGGCATATTccatttcattggctatgggctcaatcataaattgttcatatcatccgcAACTCGACCAGGGCTCGGTTATAACTTTGGCGATTGAAGGTTCTTGTACTAGGACTACATGTTGGTTTGTGTTTGATTCAAATCACACATGGGGATGTAGCTCAAACGGTAGAGCGCTCGCTTTGCATGCGAGAGGTACGGGGTTCGATACCCCGCATCTCCATTGTCTTTTGCTATATAACACTCATGTTATCTAAACGACGTCGTTTATGGTTGAGCCTAGAAAGAGAGGTAATTGGACCAGACTTACAAGCAGAGCCCACTCTCCAAGGCAACCAGGCCCAAAAGCCATGATCGACAACCCCACCACTCACTGATCTAACGGCTATGAAACAACCACACGTGCACAAGCGCATCATAACATTCAAATACTTGAGTCGCACCACATCCTACCCCATCCTCAGTGCCGACACCTAAAACGCATGCACTACCCTAGAAACTACAGAAACCTGACGTATAGTGCCCGGAAAAGCTGTGGCGCTACAAGCCGTACGTCAGCGCCAGCCAATGACATGGCGTTGATGACCTAGATGCCCCTGACACACACTCACGTGACCCCCTTTTTCGGCTACGTAACCTCATCCGCATCACGAACAGCTGTCGGTTACCGTCACCGGCGGCTCTTCAGTTCATTCGATTTCACTCCGATTACCGCCACGTGGACATGCCTTTACCTCAAAGTTATCGAAGTCCCTCACTtctaaattatagtttaattcAGTTTATTagcttaaattatttttagattgaaattaaaataaaaacaaaaatgatcttgaattaaattaaatatggaAGTAACGAcgttttataattaaaataaagagataatTAAAGGGGTGTGGTCCCTGGAGCATTAGCCTATGAGAAGGAAGGGTAATATTGGAATTTGAATGATGGATCGAGGCAAAATCagtaaatttttagaaaatggagGTGAATTGCCTAAAAAAACAGGGAAGGTCCACCTACCAAGCCGGCAGCAGCATCCTCACGCCGGTGACGGAATAGCCAGAACAGCCAATAACATCTCACCAAGTAATCAATCCAGAGGCCACGTGTCCCATCTCTGACAGACCTCGACGGACGCCGTCAAAGACCTCAGTTTTTCCCGTCAACCgataaaaaaacaacaattaacTTGGCCTTCCAATTCTCCCGTCAATAAATTCCGGTCAACCAAAACCCtaattctctctcttcttttctttctttccgcTGCTTTCTctcctttctttctctctctcgaATTTCGCAGATCGCCGATCTCCGGCTTGTCGGCAGGGGAAGATAGCTCCGATCCATGGAAGACGATGAGGAGATCCAGTCACACCCGTCGCCGGACACCGGATCTCCGGCGTCACCTCGGAGTAATGGCCGGATCACGGTGACGGTGGCGGCCGCGCCTCCTCCGCAGAACACCTTGACCCTGGCGCTTCCGATACAGCAGGCGAGGACCGCCGGCAACGGTGGTGGGGGAGGCGGTGGCCGGGAGGATTGCTGGAGCGAGGGAGCGACGTCGGTGCTGATTGACGCTTGGGGTGAGCGGTATCTGGAGCTGAGTAGGGGAAATCTGAAACAGAAACACTGGAAGGATGTTGCGGATATTGTGAGCAGCCGTGAGGATTACACGAAAACTGCGAAAACCGATATTCAGTGCAAAAATCGGATCGATACGGTGAAGAAAAAGTACAAGCTTGAGAAGGCGAAGATCGCCGCCGGCGGTGGTCCGAGCAAATGGCCGTTCTATCAACGCCTCGATCATTTGATCGGACCCACAGCGAAGATCGCCTCTGCCAGTCCCGCCACCGCCACGCCGTTGCCGCTGCAGAACGTGCCTCTAGGCATCCCGGTGGGAATGAGGTCAGTTCACCATCAGCAGCCCCAGCAGAAGAATCCCAAGCAGAAGCAGCAGTTGCGAAGGCGAGCTCCGGTGGATTCCGATTCATCACAGTCAGAGCCAGAGGCCTCACCAGACTCCACTGACAGTTTTCCGCCAGAAACCTTTGAAAGAAAGAGGCCTAGGATGCAGAGAGAGTTGAATTCAAACACCCCTCGAAGTGCACCAGTCCGGAGCcgtggaggaggaggaggaggaggaggaggaggaagtgCTGCAGATAAAAATTGGAGCAACTCAGTGAGGGAATTGACTCAAGCAATTCTAAAATTTGGGGAAGCATATGAGCAAGCAGAGACTTCAAAGTTGCAGCAAGTGGCGGATATGGAGAGGCAGAGAATGAAGTTTGCCAAGGAGCTGGAGTTGCAGAGAATGCAGTTTTTCATGAAGACTCAATTGGAGATATCTCAGCTGAACCATGGGAGAAGGGTTGGGAATAACAGTATTCACCgaaacaacaacaataacaataacaacaataGTGATAGCAGCAACTAGATTAGCTTAGAAATTAGGCTTACCCTGATGAAAATTTGTGTTGCAATTGTTAATTTGAAATGTACCGCTTTCTCAATCTCAATCCTTATTTATCACAACCTGTAACTTTCCCTCAAAATGCTCAAATACATTGGGGTAGTGTTGATTAATCTAAGTGTTGCTCTTGTACTGTTGTACATACATTGTAAGAGTTTTGTTGTGTTAAAATTTAGATTGACATTGTGTATCTTTGATGATGTAAATTTTGCAGCTGCTTCTCATGCCCAATTTCTTCCATCGTTGTTGTTCGGGTCTGCGCAATGGTCATATGGGTTGATCATCTGCAGGTGATGCAAAACAGGTTGTTTAGTTTAAGAAGAATAGACATGAAGAAGAAACTGATCATGTTTCCAAAGCAATACACAATATGCAATGAGGGCAGTGCAGAGTTGCTTTTCTAGTAAAATCATGCTTGGATTCATGGGAAGAtgctttaaaacattttaaggaTTGTTTGGTAGCAGACAACCAAAAAGGACATCTTCAGAAACAGCGAAACTTGCAATGAGAAACAGAAACATATATGATATGAAATTCCATCTAGGGCAGAGGTTAATATCAACAATGTGAATACCAGTTTTGTGCTTTTCCGGAACTTTTTTGTTGGGCACTGTTCTCCCCCTGCAAAGAAATACacagaacaaaaaaaagaagaattcaACATGAATTTGTGAGAAGCATGATGCATAATTCCAGGATATTCTATGCTAGGTAATGCTCCCTGGGCACTTAAGGTGCTAGCAATTCTCTTGTGATGGAACCATGAAACACTGAAATCATGGAGACAAATTCCACTTAtcaaaaagtgaaaagaaaaggaaaaagcttAGACGCAATTTATCTAAGACTAGTTTACAATCTatgaaaagggaaaaggaaaagcaGCATCATTTGATAATTATTCTTCTACCCGGTTTTAGAAATCTAAAAAGAAAGCAGCAATCGATTAATCTTGTCACACAATCTATATTAGTTCCTCCTTACATTATATATGAGGCATAAAGGTCTTTAGTTTGTGAACTACATGTAAATGGAAGCAAGAACCTGGAATGAGTTTTGATGTCTTGGGAGTCCTTCATCCATCATTTTTCCTAATTACTTGATTGGGAATCTCAATGTGGTTTGAAATCTATGATTTAAGTGTGGCAGCATTCTACGGTCAGGTTGAATTGCTAAAGTGCAAATATTCTCTTATTAGCTTCACTGTTCATCTTTGAAGTAAGAGAATATGCTAGTTCAGTACGAATTCCGACAGGATTTTATCTATTCACATCACTCTGGTTGTCTGTCTATTTGGACTTCCAAACATTAATCTGCTCTTTAGGTTAATTTGACAAAACTAACTTAAACTTTGTAGGGGCCTTCTGATCAAGTTTATCATTTCTAAAGAAGAAAGGGTCCAATATGCAGATATTGCGAAAATATGAGCAGTCTCCCCATATTAACTTTTCACAATCAGATTGACTCTAGAATATCAGCAACAACAGCAAGCAAGTGGATGGTGGAGGAAAATACTGTATACATCAAAGACCAACGAAGGAATCTTTCATTACAAGGCTCACTAAGATCCTGCACAGAAGACTACCTTATAGGCTGTCCATCTCACAGTGCATgggtcattttagtttttttggatTGACCCGATAGCTGTTGAGAAATTCAATCTTGTGAGTGTGTCCTTTCAGCCTAGAAAGCTAATACTAGACCCAGttagaattttcaaatcaaCAGGTATTTGAATAATTGGGACAGCAAGGGAGGAACTAAAGAAATATTTCTATGATCCTCTTCTAAGACCCTGCTGACACACCTGGGGACATTACCTTTCCAGTACTGATAATCATACCATGAGTTAAGTTGCCAAGCATCTACCCTGCAACTTTCCTCCCAGTAAACATGGTTTATTTTCACATCCCAGAATCCAGATCTCCAAGGTAAGAACTAGAACAATCCCAGAATTATGACCAGAAAAACTCTGTTTCTTGTTTGAATGCCTTGAAAATCAAAACCTAAAGGATGTTTTAACGGACTTAACCTTGTCCATAAGGTTCACAACAGCGGGGACTGTGTATTCTGAGATGCACTTTCCCAAAGGATCCCTCCTCTCTGCTCCATGTCAGTGTGTTGACAAAAGGACCATTAATTCAATGCAACACAACTAAAGGAATGAAATGACCCTAACCTCTCAATAATAAGCCGGATTggtaattttaacttttaagatCCTCTAAGGactgtttggtaactatttttaaaaacagttttctaactTAGGAAACATGTTTAGGAAACCTTTgacaataaaacaaatttaagttgtttcAAGTTGTTCCTCATAAAGTGTCGTGACAATTAAAAAGATGGAGTAAGccgaaaaaactattttccttttttgagtTGTCAAACAAAATGTTATTCCTGCAAACAATTGAGAACTGAtgtcaaaaactgtttttcgaaaactgtttttaaaaagcATTGCCAAACATATGCTTTGTTTCTTCCTACCTAAGGAGAAGGCTAACAGGGGAGAAGGCTAACAGCCAATGCTTTGAACTCCTTGACAGAACACTAcaacaaatattaaataaaaaaaataaaaaaatctatccCTATCATATTTACCCTATAAAATAGCATTTCCAGGTAGAAACTTctaattctttatttaaaaataaaaacataagtCAGTCCAAAATTGCTTGTTTGAAAAACATCAcatgaattgttttcatttaatgcAAAGGATTCCAAAAGTTTCCATCATGGGAAGAGGTGAGATTATATTTTCAAGTTTCATATTCTAAAGATAAGGGCATACAGAAAGCaagttttcatattttaaagatAAGGGACCTGCAGTGCACGGGGAGGCTTAAACGAGAAGATGCCATCAGAGTCGGGCACCAAATTATAATCAACAATATCACATGATATGATCAGTCATGTAATGAGAGATGTAACTCTGAATCAACTAAAGCATTATGATATGCACCAAATTGTGAAATACTAGAACAATAAATTGAGGAAACAACATTATCCCAAAAGCAATGCTATACAAATGTTCGGTTACTGCCCTATAATTCCAACTTGGCATGCCTAATAAAAAAGTTAGGCATTAATTCAAAGAagacacggattctacctatcaCAGCCACCGACATTATTTTCAGCATAGTTTAGTTCAACCCACCCTCCCCTTCAATCAACAACACGAGCTCTAATCTTGTGAAGTAAACCACTGATAAACAATGCATACCCTTTTAAGAATCAAGAAGAAACAGAGATATACGATAAAAAAGAGGGAAATTTACACAAGTTTCAGTGGCCAAATTGAAAGTGCTTTTGAATTTGACAACAGTGACTTCATCACTTAATGGAATTGTGAGCTTGTCTTTTTTTGCTAGCACCCGGATCTTTTAATTGATGAGATGTCCTAAAGCCAGGCTTTAGCCAATGTTTAAGGTATAAAGCCTATGACAAGATAGTTTGTCCTCTCTGTGGAATTTGATGATGCAAACCTTTATAAAATTTGCTGCTTGCTTTACATAAGGAGCAAATCCATAACAACtgagataaaatattattgCTTGATGGTGCAATGGTCAAATGTCTT from Vitis vinifera cultivar Pinot Noir 40024 chromosome 9, ASM3070453v1 includes these protein-coding regions:
- the LOC100246365 gene encoding dormancy-associated protein homolog 4 isoform X3, producing MGFLDKLWDETVAGPPPETGLGKLRKYKSLSAARSPPIINPDEVQVTRSITILKTNSSFRNFSPDSVSVPNSPAGSSAPESPFTPGTPTGDYKTDARRKAALEAFERAEPRR
- the LOC100246365 gene encoding dormancy-associated protein homolog 4 isoform X1: MGFLDKLWDETVAGPPPETGLGKLRKYKSLSAARSPPIINPDEVQVTRSITILKTNSSFRNFSPDSVSVPNSPAGSSAPESPFTPGTPTGDYKTDARRKAALEAFERAEPRSPTVYDWFSLIFIFFPLFQTHN
- the LOC100246365 gene encoding dormancy-associated protein homolog 4 isoform X2, whose amino-acid sequence is MGFLDKLWDETVAGPPPETGLGKLRKYKSLSAARSPPIINPDEVQVTRSITILKTNSSFRNFSPDSVSVPNSPAGSSAPESPFTPGTPTGDYKTDARRKAALEAFERAEPRSPTVYDWIVISALDR
- the LOC100266901 gene encoding acyl carrier protein 1, chloroplastic, encoding MASLSSISSSLATLPSTPCSARGSARLPRSLSAIVRATPFGNSVGLRLVSKIRITNGGVKRSVQAPGCFKTTISCEAQPETLQAVQSTIAKQLSIEESRLTPESKFADLGADSLDIVEIMMALEEKFGVAIGEEGAQNIHTVQDAANLIEKMKADA
- the LOC100241240 gene encoding trihelix transcription factor ASIL2 — translated: MEDDEEIQSHPSPDTGSPASPRSNGRITVTVAAAPPPQNTLTLALPIQQARTAGNGGGGGGGREDCWSEGATSVLIDAWGERYLELSRGNLKQKHWKDVADIVSSREDYTKTAKTDIQCKNRIDTVKKKYKLEKAKIAAGGGPSKWPFYQRLDHLIGPTAKIASASPATATPLPLQNVPLGIPVGMRSVHHQQPQQKNPKQKQQLRRRAPVDSDSSQSEPEASPDSTDSFPPETFERKRPRMQRELNSNTPRSAPVRSRGGGGGGGGGGSAADKNWSNSVRELTQAILKFGEAYEQAETSKLQQVADMERQRMKFAKELELQRMQFFMKTQLEISQLNHGRRVGNNSIHRNNNNNNNNNSDSSN